The Mastacembelus armatus chromosome 14, fMasArm1.2, whole genome shotgun sequence genomic interval TCCAGGAAGACAGTGACTTTATCTATGAGAGGTCATTGAATAGtttgatgatgaaaaaaaatgtgacttataTGTTGTGACCTTCAGTCACCAGATTTCATCCCAGCTCAATACCTATGGGAGTCTTTTTGGACCAGTATGTTAGAAAGCATGCTCAACCACCATCTGTTGTCACCTGTCTGTATTTAGTCACAGCTTCACATGTATCACCTTGATTTTTTTCCACTATGGATTAAAATTGTTGTCCGACTGACGAAATGTTATAGGATACACAATTTGGAATTATGGTACATTGTGTAATACATCATGTGTCTCATCCACAGGTAATTATTACAGCTTACGGTCTCAGCATGAGAAGGCAGCTCTGTACTTCCAGCGGGCGCTCAAACTGAACCCTCGCTGCCTCGGTGCCTGGACCCTCATGGGCCATGAATACATGGAAATGAAGAACACTCCGGCTGCCATCCAAGCATACAGGTCAGACTTGGAGCGCTGAACACATAATTTGGGAGCTATCTCAATGTCTTGTTGGAATctttatgtatgttttaattATCACTGCAGTGCACAGAGTTGAGACCAACTGTATTGATATTGtgagtcttgtttttttttctcccccctcATGTTCTATCAGGCATGCCATTGAAGTAAACAAGCGGGACTACCGTGCCTGGTATGGCTTAGGTCAAACATATGAAATCCTCAAGATGCCCTTTTACTGTCTGTATTATTATCGAAAGGCTCACCAGCTCAGGTAAGCAGGCATGCTTACATTGTTATAAATAATAGGCCTTTCTTTGTGGTGCTACAAGGTTGTGGGCCATATTTTAAACATACTGTGATGTACTCTTATAGGCCCAATGACTCACGCATGTTGGTCGCACTGGGGGAAAGCTACGAAAAACTGTCACAGCAAGTGGAGGCAAAGAAGGTATGGTTGTCACAGATGTCAGTGAATCCTGTGAGTGTGATAAGTTCATTAGGGTTTCTGGCTCGTGTTTGATTTAGACCATTAcatcttctgtttttgtctaGTGTTACTGGAGGGCATACTCTGTCGGAGATGTAGAGAAAATGGCTTTACTTAAATTGGCAAAGTAAGTGTCAGTCATCACCAGCTGAGCAATTGATAAGTCAGTTCAACAGATGTCTGGAAACATTCATGTCACATTTTCTGTAAGCTTTAAGTACAAAATGAAGATCCaatctgcagcttttttttttctcatcatatctcagtgtttgtattttccAGAAGTGTAAGCTAAAGCCAAATtctgccttttctttcattAGGCTTCACGAACAGTTGAATGAGTCTGATGATGCTGCAGAGTGTTACATGCTTTACATCAAAGACATTTTCTCCTGTGGGGTAAGCATTTTAAAGAAATTGTTGAAAAACCTTGCCTATGGACGTGTGTTTAATTTTGGCCTGGGGTTGTATTCATGGATTGAACTGTGGCCTGTAATGTTAATACAGCAGCATACAGTAATATTTTAGACAATATTAGGTTTCCAGCTTTGTGGCACATGTTGATTAATTTCATGCAGAAGTCTGTTTATAAAGAAATGGTTTTGTTTAGTGTGGAACATAGGCTGTACAGGAGGGACAACTCCCATAAGTGAAAGCCTGTGTAAGTTGATCACCCCCTTGTGGCTGATTGCAGTATAGGTCATAACCTCACCCCCTCCCTGTTAGCAAATGGGAACTGAGCCAACCTAAATTTTCACAGTACAAATCAGTTTTTCAGCTGAGTGCTGTGCTTTTAGGTAGATGTTATGCTAATTTATGTGCAAGTCTGCTAAATTTTAAtaagatataaaaaataaaaaaaaacacaagcataaTTCAGATTGACCTCAGCCCCATCCAGCACTTCTGGGATGAACTGGAGAGACTGTTGTGTACCAGGCTTTGTCACCCAGCTTTATTAATGCCCATATAATGCTCATAGGAGCAAATACCTCTAGCCTGGTTAAAGTCTTCCCAGAAATCTATAGAGGCCTATATTTCTGAGTAAGATAATCAGTACCCATAAGGGACTGTATATGTGTAGATCCATATACTTGAGGACATGCATTATTTTAtacttaaaaatgtgtttctaatatAATGTTGGTATCTCAGGAACAACTGGAGCATGCTGAGGTGAGCACAGCATTGCGGTACCTGGGTCAGTACTATTTCAAGAACAGGCTCTTTGATGAGGCATCCCTCTGTGCTCAGCGCTGCTGTGACTACAATGATGTAAGTGTGCATGCTTAGCaccctcttgtttttttttttttttaaagtcttaaGCAACAACACACTAACTGGTATTGGTGATTATTGTAGGCTCGTGAGGAAGGAAAGGCTCTGTTGAGACAGATCTCACAGGTCAGGGATCAGGCTGAGACACCGTCCGCAGATCTGTTCGCTCCACTCTCAAACAACAACACTCCAGTCAGACGGGTGTCTCCTCTGAACCTCATCTCCTTCACACCCTGATGCCCGCATTAATATGGACAGTGTTTATATCCTGTGATGAGAAACTCGATGGGTGAGACACACTTTGCCTGAGGACTGTGCTGAAAGGATTTTCTTCTGGTGGAGGAATAGAGTTGTTTATGacattaaaatatgcatttctTTATAAAGCTTAGTGTAGACCATTTTTGTCCAGTCAAGTTCTATGCTGAAGACGTACAAATTAAGCTTTTATTATCTTTAATGATAGATCAACAGTatttgaaaaggacaaaaattaACAGTACAAGAAAAGACACCTTGAactatttatatataaacatacaaacatgacTGCTTTGTCTAACAGTgatgtatatatatgttaatAGTCTGAGTAATGCATATCAAGTGTTCtttcatgtacagtacatgaaaacacagcaaagtaaATGTAGATATTAGTACAGTAGTATTTACAGCAAAGGAAAGtggaggagaggacagaaggttaaaaacacagacatgcactaTTATTCCACAGTAACTGGCATCTCAATTCCCTTAACAGCATAATTCAGCCTCATTCAAAGCATTAACTGTTTTGCGAATATAATTGATTTGGCATAACGGTGAGGTAACTGCACTGAAAAAGTGAATATAGATgtataaaacataatataaagcTATCAGCAATTCAAATTTTTTGCATTAAGATCAGAAGGACACACTCTTGAAGATCTCAGTACTTCCCTCTGAGACTACGAGGGTTGGGCACAGGGCTGCGAGGTGGAGACTGCTGTCGAGAACGTAAGATCTGTGAGTAAGGGGTGACGTTTGCTTCTTCCGCAGCACGAGTATTGTATTTACGTGTTGGTGTGCGCGCTGGGAATAGAGACTGGAAAAAGGGCCGTTTATGTGGAGGCCGGTTTTCAGTGTCATTCGTTACAGGAATGCCACAGCCACGTTTCTTACAGGACCCTGGTGTGGTGGTGGCGGTGGCACCAAAGCCCGAAGGGGGCAGCTGGGACTGAAGGGCCTCTCTCTGGGCCAGAGTCTCTGCTTTCCGTCTTAAATCAGCTTTGACCAGCATCAGGCCATTCTGGAGCTCCACTAGGATCTGGTCCTAAGAAGAAGTCAGTCAACAGGGTTAGACAAGGCCAAAAGTGAGAAGTGAAGGATAAGGTGGAGAGAGGAGGTGAAGCAAAACACAGCTGAACATGCTGTTGCGATGATCACCTGGTGCAGATGTTAGAAGCCTAGATTTTGTCTAAAAGCTGTCTGTGCATCAATATTGTTAGTGAAGAgagtagagagaaaaaaaataaatcttaagTTCAGAATTGCACTTAAATCCAGTGCTAAAATACAAATTACATCGTTTcttatattataaaataatctGTGTAGTGAAAGGAATTTTAAAAGCTCTCAAAACTCTTAGAACGTATCAATTACACCATATTGAACTACACGTATCTGTGCTTGTACCTGTTTTGCCAGTGTTTCATCTGCAGTTGTTAATGCCTGCCGCAACCTCTCCCCTCCAGTGTTGCGACAGCAGGCTCGTTCACCAGACTGCAGGTCCATACCAAGCCTTTGCAAATCCAGGCGCAGCTGACGCAGGTTCTGGGAAGAAAGACACAATTTGAGTCTTTCTGAGATTGGAGGCTTAAGCAGGGAAAAGAGTAGTACTTTTGTTATGACACAGCATTAACTGACCCGTTGGCCTTCCTCCAACTTGCGGTCAGCAGCACTGGTCAGGCTCCCCGCTGAACCTGGGACTTCCAGCTGCATCTTCAGCTTTATCAATTCTGTGGAGACAAGCAGAATAAGAAATAGTTTTCAAGCTGCTCTTAGTGCAATCTTGAAGTAAATATCTCTACATGGCATCTTGGTTGCTTGGTAAATGTTTTCACTCAGAACATGACTACACTAAGAAACAAAGGCCACTTTGTATAGTCCTCATTTCATGCAAAGAGGGGCTACAATATTGTTGTTCTGGAGTTTAGGCCATAGTGTCCCTCCTCTTGCTGCTTTTTGTAAACAAAGCGTTCCCAGTCCATGGCTGTAAAGCATGAAGACCAACGTGAAAGCTTCCAAACTATTTCTATAACAGTATCCTAATATCAGCACATAAGCAGAACAGTGTTTCAGTCGGGGTTTACCTTGTGTTTTGCTGACCAGCTCGACGCGGCACTGGTTGAGTTCAGTACGCAGTCGTCCAACGTCTGACTGAGCACTGAGGCGCTGAGAACGCCGGGGCCCCACAGAGTCTGCCTGCGGTTCTGATGTGTCAACTgatgcagcttttttttccagGGCTGCAGACAAAGCTTCGATCTCCTGATCACGATCCTGACAGGAAGGATGAAATGAAGAGTGGTTTAAATTCAAAAATCTTAGCGTAGACAAAGCAACAGTATTCCAAACAGAACAGCATTGTGGATAATCTCCTTCACCTTCAGCTCCTCGCTATAGAATTTCTTCAAATGTTTCTGCAGGTTAGCTATCTTGTCCTCATACCTCTCTTCAATCAGAGCCCTCTCTGTATCCAACCTCTCACTGTTAAGACAAAATGACATCACAACTCAGTGCGTGTACCCATTTCAACACTgtcaaatcattttaatgttaagAATTTTACCTTTCTATTAATAAGTTGGAAAAAAGGCATCTTAAATACTCAAAAACTGGCACTGTGATTTAAACCAAACCGTCTCACACACCTGAAGTCATCTTGCATTCCCGAGATGACCTCCATCATTTCAGACACCACCTGCTCTCTCACATTTGCCTCCAGAACCTCTTTCTCTACCTGCTGGCGCCGCACCTCTCTTTTCAGGACATCAATAGCCTGCAGCAAAGCCTAAATGAAATACAGTCAGCTGTTAACAACACTGAACAGGAATATGCCTTGGAGACATTTGGAAAATACTGAAAGCACACACTGCCTGATTTGctagtttcttgttttttcaaattaaagtcaTCATCTAGGTgttaatacacacaaaaaaaaatgattacaaGTGCTATACAGATTAATACTTCCTGTAAAGTATAGTGGTGGTGAAGAACAGCAATTGTTTAGCTCTCACATAGGAAGCAGGCAATGTTACCTCAGTGTTTAACATGGTGATATCTCCATCTTCGACATCGctctcatcctcatcctcctcctcatcttcattcACTGTGCTTTCATTACCCTTTTCTGTTGGCTTACGCAGCAGAGACAGGATGTAGGCCACCCGGGTCTTTGTGGATGGGCCATGGACCAGCTGAAATGATACATggaattcattcatttctctttttggtGTTACACCTGCGTCAATCACCCCACAAATCACAGATGTCAGATATACATAAGCATTTCTTACTTGGGTAGCAATAGCAGAAAATTTGAGGGCCTGGAGGGTCTCGTCATAAATGGAGGCACATGGATTGATGTTGACCACCATGCTGGAGGTTCCTCGGCCGCAGAAGAAACCCTGCAGCACCCGGGTTAGTTTGCTGTCCCTGAATGGTACCACTTGAAGGGGTCGTGTTCTGTGGATGTaatggtagatttttttttttttttttttttttaaatacagctgttgctcaaaacacacatacaagtaTTTATTGATCAAAAGTTATACATATACCACATACCTGTTGTTTTGGTTATGCCTCAGAGCAGCAATACAGCGTCCCAGTGTTAAGAGAGAGGTGTTGATGTTATTGGCCTCTTTCATTCTCTCACCATTACGCTGCTCTTTACAGCGTTCAGACCCAGCCAGGTCGCACACAGTCagtcttaaaaaacaaaaagaaagaggagacaaGACGGTcccattttatcattttctaaactcaaagTATACCAAAAtctaaataaacataaaaggTGGAATTCACAGTAGATAACAGTTGGTTAACTTACTCGCTGATGTGCATGGCCTGGCCTGAATCTTTCTCTGGGCGGATGTGCAGGACACGGATGGAGAAGATGCTGTGGCTGAGTAGGTAATAAAATTGTGATCAGAAATTTAGTAAGTGCAAATCAGACAAACTTGTTATGCCAAAAGTTTGAACAGCAAACATTTTATGCGCTCCTACCTGCGGCTGGAGTTTTGGTTGAGGTGAGTGCTGGCGAAGCTCTGGTTACGATGTCCGACCCTCAGAATCTTCCACGCTTCCTCTGCGCTGCGGATCTGGATCCAGGTGAGGTCTGAAGTAGGGAGTGgaagtagcaaaaaaaaaaaaaaagatattcgATTATGAAAAGGttggcagcaaaacaaaacatgctatttaaaaagattaaaataaatgaacaatgtTAAAGCAAATACACGGTTTTCAAGTATTTTCATCATCTATTGCAGTGTGTCTTATAATGTGGTACTGCACTACACAAATGTAGTGTGAAAAGACAGCAGAAATGCAGAAAGAGTTGGGGGTAATAAAAGAGGCAGGCAAATATTTTTAACATCATTTCCTACTTAATGAAGTGTAACATACATGAGATGACAGAAGCTGCATAAATGGATAACACACTATAGTAATTAAACAGTTTAATGTACCATAAACATTATGGCTGTAAATGAGTCCATGATACCTTTCACATAGGGGTTGCCCTGCTTGTCGTCACTGAGTCGCAGTGTGACCCTTTTTCTAGGCTGCAGGGAGGATGAAGCATCCAGCAGATCATACAGGAACTCGTTGTAGATCTCATAAAAAGACACCCAGATAGAGAACTGCGTCCCTTCCGCCAGGTCGTTCTCTCCACTGTCAGAAAGGCTGTCTGGTTCCAGGCAAACACTGTCAGCATCTGTAGAGAAACAATCAAAAGGAGATATGgcatattttaaaagaaatgctTTCAGTAGAAAAACCtatccaaaaaacaaacaaaaaaaaaaaacttcaaagaCCTGATTAAACAAGGCTTTGGGATCCAACTCTTAACATGCTCtgtaatgaaaaacaatattttcacaattttttaaaattatattttgttatttatacaGTTACATTTGACATTGTTATACAGTCTCACACAATGACCTTACCACAGTGGGGAGATTTACATTGTCACAGTTGCAAGTAAGGCACAAGATAAAACAGTaagagcagaagagaaaataaataaaatcaatattcAATAGCTGAATAGGTATATTTTGTGTATGTTGaagacaacagtcaaactgTCCTCACCTTCCAATTGGGTGGAAACACTAATTGTAGAGGATAGTCCTCCCACACCACTGTCCCACACTGTAGTGGTACCACCTCGACGAGAAGGCAGGTTCTCATCCTGAAACGCATGAGGATAACATCATCTGCCTTTATCTGTGCATAACACACTCAAATACTTTAAATAGTGCGGTTACCAAGAGCAACCAAAACAACCAACACTGAAGACTTATGATTGAAAGGTCCCATGAAAagattgtaaatgtttttttttttttattacagacaAACTGGACACAGTCTTTTTCAAATGATTAGCCATTGGGGCTCAAGTCCATCTCCTGAAAGACATTCATTTTCTAGAGTGACATGAGACTAAGAAACTCAAAATCTTTCTACACCTGAATAAAATACAGTTCTTTCATTGCTTCCTTTTTCCCCTTAATTAGGACATACATAGATATAATTTTATATCTGCAACAAGTACTTTTACTGTATTAGAGATTTAggaatcttaaaaaaaaatgcatgttatttcaacatttctttTCACCATTCAGTAACATATTTGACACAAAGCAGTAGGCACTGTCTGGGACACACAGCAAGatattgcatgtttttatttctaaagttCCTTTTCTGATTACCTCTTTGAGCAGTGAGTTTCTGCGGATTTCCTCCACCCTGACCTCATTGGGTTGAAGCTGCCTTACATCCTGATACATGACAGGCTTCAGGTCCATGGCACCATAGAGACGACCCTGCAGTTTCCTGAACAGCGATGATAAAGCCCGGGGCAGGAGGCCTGCCTCTCGACCACTGCCTTCAGGTCAAAGTATGAAATTTAAGATTTACAAGGAGGCATGTAACGGGCCGCGTAAGGTAACAACATCTACAAACCCATTCCACAGAGCTATATATTTCAACATCACAATAAAACCCTGGCTCTATAAGGATGTTATCAGAAGACAAATAAAATCTTACCCTGAATGGTGTAAGTCTTTCCAGAATTGGTAACGCCATAAGTGTAGAGGAGTCGGTTTTCTCCCTTAAGCACATCTTTCACCATCTTCTTCATCGCACACTCATacaactgctgctgtgtggccTCTGGTCCAAAGAtctatgaataataataaatgaaaaaaatagtgTGTGACTGTAACTGTACatcatataaatacatattcaaCCCTGTGCACAAACAGACCTTAGAGAAACTGAATTTGTGCATGCTCTGGGTGATTCCTCTTTCTGCAGTCTTCATGTTCTGAGACTCCTTTGGAGCTTTGAGCAGCAGAGTCTCTTCATCTTGGACATCAACACAGCCCTAAAGAAGAGTGAGCACAGCGCACAGGTGCTTTAAAAGCAACGATTTATATAGAAAAACTGTACCATGGACACCCAAATTGTGACAAGACATCCTGCAACTGAAAACCTTAcctgctcttctcctctctctctctccagctcagACAGTGGCCGAATGCGCAGGTAAACCATCACCTTCTCAGTATGTCCTTCACCACCGCTTCCTTGTCTCACCAATCCAGGTTTCACTGCAAGTTTCTACAAACAAAAACGTAAAATATCTTTAATGACTTGCTGCTAACAGGAAGGAGTTTAAAGCATGACTTTGAAAAGGAACACATTCTCACATAGCTATTTAACAACCCAAGGATTTAGAGAAACGAGACAGTCAATCTAAAGCAATGTCAAAACATTTGATACATTACAAATATCTGAGGTCTGTAAATGCATTcagcatgttttgtttcatcatCAGAACACACATGATGTGTTTTGGTGAGAAATTATGAATGTAACACCTAAtttgtttacagtgaaaaaCTTCACTTGGTAAATTGCAGAAACATCCACAGAGAGAAGACGCCTGTGGAGTCTCACCGATTCTGTTATGGATGGCTTGGTGTCCAGACCAGGGGAAATGACAGAGATCTCAGGTAGACGTGGTCTGGCCAGGCCTCCAAGCTCTGCTGCTGTAGATTCAAACACAGccatttcctcctcctcatcagaGGGACACCCACAGGGAGAAGACAAGGACAGCGCCATGTTTGCCtgttacaaaaacaagaaaCGAGTATGAGATTATTACATATAACAATTTGAGAGCTGATTGTAACCCAGGAGAAGCTTGTAAATGGTgtgttatattatttatataaaggCTCAAGATGTAATATAATGATACTATAAATGCattgtttaataaaacatatCTCAGCTCTGATGCATGAATATTGATGTTAATGATGAGAAGAACACTGTCAGACAGTACACCTCAGCCCTGTGGGAGAATGACCTCATAAGGGTGTGCCaagctgagaaaacagcatgattgaatgaataaatgaagcCTAAGCTGTAGCTGCTCTGAGTAGTCAAACAGGAAAATGTTTCCCAGGCTGCCACCACCTGTCCTGACAGGTTTTCCACTGGTACAGGAGAAAAACACTTATTTCTGACCAGGCTTTTCCAGTGTTAAACATTATCCACTAttgttatatgttattaaaCACGACTTGGGCCTAAAAATGAGGAATTAACAGTTAGGTCATGAACCAAAGGGTTGGTGGTTGGATCCCTAGCTTCACTAGCTCAAatgttgaagtgtccttgggcaagacactgaactagttgcccctggtggctcTTCCATCGGTGTATGTGCGAGTGGTTGTGTGTGTAGTTAAATAAGCAAATTAGTGCAACAGCGCTTTGAGGGTAAAAAATGGTGTAATACAAGTAACTAGCTAATGTTATAAGACCATGTACCACGTAGGTTAGCGTTACCGGTAAGTTTGGCTGTTCGTCCCCAGGATATCGTGTTATTTATGCAGGAAATAGTTAACGCTACTCAAGTATCTTAACGTTAAGGTTAGCacttagctaactagctaacgttagtGTAGGGTGATTCACAGCTTGGGTCAACTTCACGGGTCATTTTCGTTAATATTAGCTAGCTATCGCCAAACAACATTTTAACTAGAAACAGTTTTCAACACAAGGTATCTGCATaaatgtgtcattgtttttgtaaatcTCCTGGTCATTCACAACAAAACTAACACTAACGTTAACTTAATTTAGCCGAATAAAACATGTAACGCTATCACTTCACAAACCTTTCCAAACTGCAGTCTCTGTCACTAAAGCTAATCCAAATATGTTCTTGTTGCAAAGGTAAACTTACCTGAAAGGACGAAAGCACGACGACCGAGAGGATCACAGTAACCAAATGTTAACTTGCTTAGTAAATAGCTAAAACTCAAACCGTAGCACTTGAAACACGCAGATCTGAACCTCCGTTGGTTTGAGTTTGGTTTTTTGAACAATGCGCTGCGCAGGCAGAGAGAGCCGCTGATTGGCTAACACGCTGTACTGTCCgccctctgattggctggtctCGGGTTATACGGTGCGCTCTACTTCTTCGTCCTCTTTCTTATCTTC includes:
- the kif20a gene encoding kinesin-like protein KIF20A encodes the protein MALSLSSPCGCPSDEEEEMAVFESTAAELGGLARPRLPEISVISPGLDTKPSITESKLAVKPGLVRQGSGGEGHTEKVMVYLRIRPLSELERERGEEQGCVDVQDEETLLLKAPKESQNMKTAERGITQSMHKFSFSKIFGPEATQQQLYECAMKKMVKDVLKGENRLLYTYGVTNSGKTYTIQGSGREAGLLPRALSSLFRKLQGRLYGAMDLKPVMYQDVRQLQPNEVRVEEIRRNSLLKEDENLPSRRGGTTTVWDSGVGGLSSTISVSTQLEDADSVCLEPDSLSDSGENDLAEGTQFSIWVSFYEIYNEFLYDLLDASSSLQPRKRVTLRLSDDKQGNPYVKDLTWIQIRSAEEAWKILRVGHRNQSFASTHLNQNSSRSHSIFSIRVLHIRPEKDSGQAMHISELTVCDLAGSERCKEQRNGERMKEANNINTSLLTLGRCIAALRHNQNNRTRPLQVVPFRDSKLTRVLQGFFCGRGTSSMVVNINPCASIYDETLQALKFSAIATQLVHGPSTKTRVAYILSLLRKPTEKGNESTVNEDEEEDEDESDVEDGDITMLNTEALLQAIDVLKREVRRQQVEKEVLEANVREQVVSEMMEVISGMQDDFSERLDTERALIEERYEDKIANLQKHLKKFYSEELKDRDQEIEALSAALEKKAASVDTSEPQADSVGPRRSQRLSAQSDVGRLRTELNQCRVELVSKTQELIKLKMQLEVPGSAGSLTSAADRKLEEGQRNLRQLRLDLQRLGMDLQSGERACCRNTGGERLRQALTTADETLAKQDQILVELQNGLMLVKADLRRKAETLAQREALQSQLPPSGFGATATTTPGSCKKRGCGIPVTNDTENRPPHKRPFFQSLFPARTPTRKYNTRAAEEANVTPYSQILRSRQQSPPRSPVPNPRSLRGKY